Proteins encoded within one genomic window of Cucumis sativus cultivar 9930 chromosome 3, Cucumber_9930_V3, whole genome shotgun sequence:
- the LOC101212724 gene encoding nudix hydrolase 13, mitochondrial isoform X2 has product MVAKCLRRCIPYRLIEDSEEVNDQCDTENKIEVLMVSSPNRDDLVFPKGGWEDDETLLEAACREAVEEAGVRGKLNENPLGVWEFRSKSSQDICSMEGACRGYMFALEVTEELESWPEQGNRHRRWLNVKEAFRLCRYEWMRVALEAFLRVMGGDENGEATQEMTAETSAVTVTNVVDCGLISSNCCGRPPPFSQQHGGRSHSTGIGGISRDCRLGITLTE; this is encoded by the exons ATGGTTGCCAAATGCTTAAGGAG ATGCATTCCTTATAGGCTGATAGAGGACAGCGAGGAAGTTAACGACCAGTGTGACACTGAGAACAAGATTGAAGTTCTCATGGTTTCTTCACCAAATCGTGATGATCTAGTGTTTCCAAAG GGTGGATGGGAGGATGACGAGACCCTCCTAGAAGCAGCGTGTCGCGAAGCTGTGGAAGAAGCAGGAGTGAGAGGCAAGCTTAAC GAAAATCCTCTTGGAGTTTGGGAGTTTAGAAGCAAAAGCAGTCAGGACATTTGCAGCATGGAGGGAGCATGCAGAGGATACATGTTTGCATTAGAAGTTACAGAAGAGCTTGAGTCATGGCCAGAGCAGGGAAACCGCCATAGGAGATGG CTCAATGTTAAAGAGGCATTCAGACTATGCCGATATGAATGGATGCGCGTGGCACTTGAAGCCTTTCTTCGAGTAATGGGGGGAGACGAAAATGGTGAAGCTACGCAAGAGATGACGGCAGAGACAAGTGCAGTAACAGTTACAAATGTGGTTGATTGTGGATTGATATCATCTAACTGCTGTGGAAGGCCTCCTCCGTTCAGTCAGCAGCACGGTGGTAGGAGTCATTCAACAGGCATAGGAGGCATTTCAAGGGATTGCAGATTAGGCATTACATTAACTGAATGA
- the LOC101212724 gene encoding nudix hydrolase 13, mitochondrial isoform X1 has translation MGAVAMPLAPRKSLSSFPLCFPFTQFLPFLTSSSSSSSFFFFFLLLLFLLHVPTLNPSHSIQTPIQCSLYFTNLHSPAFLSVLSSFNDPISLNAALFLCLSFHPILHDFSTPISLIFFFFTLIMSAVLARTGRHRQRYDDHFRLVSGCIPYRLIEDSEEVNDQCDTENKIEVLMVSSPNRDDLVFPKGGWEDDETLLEAACREAVEEAGVRGKLNENPLGVWEFRSKSSQDICSMEGACRGYMFALEVTEELESWPEQGNRHRRWLNVKEAFRLCRYEWMRVALEAFLRVMGGDENGEATQEMTAETSAVTVTNVVDCGLISSNCCGRPPPFSQQHGGRSHSTGIGGISRDCRLGITLTE, from the exons ATGGGCGCCGTTGCTATGCCATTGGCCCCGCGGaaatctctctcttctttcccCCTTTGCTTTCCATTTAcccaatttcttcctttccttacttcttcttcttcttcttcttctttcttcttcttctttcttcttcttctctttcttcttcacgtACCCACATTGAATCCTTCACATTCAATTCAAACCCCCATTCAATGCTCTCTCTATTTCACAAACCTCCATTCGCCTGCATTTCTCTCTGTTCTTTCATCTTTCAATGACCCCATTTCCCTGAACGCCGCTTTATTCCTCTGCCTTTCCTTTCATCCAATTCTCCACGATTTCTCAACACCCAtctctttgattttctttttttttactctaattaTGTCTGCGGTTTTAGCAAGAACAGGGCGACATCGTCAGCGATACGACGATCATTTTCGTCTTGTTTCTGG ATGCATTCCTTATAGGCTGATAGAGGACAGCGAGGAAGTTAACGACCAGTGTGACACTGAGAACAAGATTGAAGTTCTCATGGTTTCTTCACCAAATCGTGATGATCTAGTGTTTCCAAAG GGTGGATGGGAGGATGACGAGACCCTCCTAGAAGCAGCGTGTCGCGAAGCTGTGGAAGAAGCAGGAGTGAGAGGCAAGCTTAAC GAAAATCCTCTTGGAGTTTGGGAGTTTAGAAGCAAAAGCAGTCAGGACATTTGCAGCATGGAGGGAGCATGCAGAGGATACATGTTTGCATTAGAAGTTACAGAAGAGCTTGAGTCATGGCCAGAGCAGGGAAACCGCCATAGGAGATGG CTCAATGTTAAAGAGGCATTCAGACTATGCCGATATGAATGGATGCGCGTGGCACTTGAAGCCTTTCTTCGAGTAATGGGGGGAGACGAAAATGGTGAAGCTACGCAAGAGATGACGGCAGAGACAAGTGCAGTAACAGTTACAAATGTGGTTGATTGTGGATTGATATCATCTAACTGCTGTGGAAGGCCTCCTCCGTTCAGTCAGCAGCACGGTGGTAGGAGTCATTCAACAGGCATAGGAGGCATTTCAAGGGATTGCAGATTAGGCATTACATTAACTGAATGA